The Proteiniborus sp. DW1 DNA window GTTTTAGTAGCTGAAATTGGTAGTACTACAACAGTAGTAAATGCATTTAGTGGAATATATGATGGCTGCCCTACATTTGTGGGTCAGGGTCAAGCTCCTACAAGTGTAGGAGAGGGGGATGTCAATATAGGTCTTAGAACAGCCATTAGGGATTTGAGTGAAAGCCTTAAGGTAAGTGACATAGAGTATGATGAGCTTATGTCTACAAGCAGTGCTGCAGGGGGATTAAAGATGACTGTTCATGGTCTAGTATATGACATGACTGTAAGAGCAGCAAAGGAAGCAGCCTTAGGGGCTGGGGCAAATCTTCATATGATTACTGCTGGGAAAATGAGAAGAACGGATTTAAATAAGCTTAAAGAAATCAATCCTAATATTATTTTGATTGCTGGGGGAGTAGATTATGGTGAACGGGATACAGCTATTCATAATGCAGAATTGATTAGGGGGCTAAAATTAGACATACCTGTAATATATGCAGGAAACATAGAAAATCAGGAAGAGATTCGGGAAATATTTAAAGATACTCATACAAAGCTATATATTGTGGATAATGTTTATCCTAAAATCGACCAGCTTAATATAGAGCCCACAAGGAAAGTGATACAGGAAGTATTTGAAGAGCATATTATTCATGCACCTGGAATGGGGAAAGTAAGAGAAATGGTGAATGGGCCGATTATACCAACACCTGGAGCAGTAATGCTCTCAGCAAAACTGCTAAAGGAAGAAGTTGGGGATGTACTAGTATTAGATGTTGGAGGAGCCACCACAGATGTTCATTCTGTCACAGAAGGCAGTGATGAAGTAAATAGAATACTAGTGAGCCCTGAGCCAATATCTAAGAGAACGGTAGAAGGCGATCTTGGAGTATATGTAAACTCGAAAAACATTGTAGATAGAATTGGGCTAGACAATTTGGCTAGTAAACTAGATATTAGAACGGATGAATTAACTAATCTAGTTGAGAATCATAAGCCCATTCCT harbors:
- a CDS encoding GlmL-related ornithine degradation protein — translated: MRINVLVAEIGSTTTVVNAFSGIYDGCPTFVGQGQAPTSVGEGDVNIGLRTAIRDLSESLKVSDIEYDELMSTSSAAGGLKMTVHGLVYDMTVRAAKEAALGAGANLHMITAGKMRRTDLNKLKEINPNIILIAGGVDYGERDTAIHNAELIRGLKLDIPVIYAGNIENQEEIREIFKDTHTKLYIVDNVYPKIDQLNIEPTRKVIQEVFEEHIIHAPGMGKVREMVNGPIIPTPGAVMLSAKLLKEEVGDVLVLDVGGATTDVHSVTEGSDEVNRILVSPEPISKRTVEGDLGVYVNSKNIVDRIGLDNLASKLDIRTDELTNLVENHKPIPVSNLEKRFVEELTLEAVVTAVKRHAGKFRDLYGPNGKKTIAEGKDLTNIRYIVGTGGALTRLPNREDIMKSIALSNKGNELLPNKEAKILVDNNYIMASLGVLSEKYPEAAIKLLKDSLKIK